Within the Mixophyes fleayi isolate aMixFle1 chromosome 5, aMixFle1.hap1, whole genome shotgun sequence genome, the region ATAATTACAGAATTTTGTTCCCGGGGGGAAAGGGAGGAGGATGAGGAATTCAGTCCGGTTGCAACACTTCATCTTTTCAGACCACAAGTTCGTCGCACAGCCTTGACAATACTATGCAAACTCTGGGCATTCATGGTGACTACCACAAGCAGAGTTCTGTATATTATGCGACATACACCGGGATATCCACTTCTCCTCCTGCAACCAATACACAGTGATGAACAGTAATTGAGAAACTAAGAACTAGCGACTGGAAACTCAAGACACCCAAACAGCATCTTGTATCCCTCACTGCCATACGGTAGCCTCCAAGCTCGCTCCTCTGGCAGTCACGGGTCTAAACTTGATTATTTTCCACCCTCCCCACCCCGGACTCTCTGACtcataatattttttcatttagaaAGCGCAATAAATTTTCCAAATCTTTCACTTTTCATCCGGCTACACGAGCCTGCTCCATCTACCTACACTGCCTTCACACCTCAGGAACCCATAGGAAACTGGCGTCATCCACATATGGAGACCTTCCTACGGCCCTTACTCAGTGCATGAGGTTCAgcatgtgctctgtgctgtacctcGTCACAGGCCTCTTACTTCAGCGTGCTGCTGTGGCCAGGAGCCCCTAAGTTATGGTGCACCCTACTGCTCCACTTGGGCCCGCAAGCCAGCCAAGCACTTGATACTGAATAAAGTATATGGGTTTGTGTTCTCTTTTCACACACATTTCGTGGAAAAAGGGGAGCTTTCATCTCTTGTTGACCGGCCTGGCTGGAAAGTATTCCAGGCTTGCAATTTTTTCACCGCTGTGGGCACGGAATCGAACTACTGAAATGCTATTGGGTAAAGGGGTCTCTTTGGAGGTGGGGGCGAGGTTTTCGGTTGACATGCCAAAGTCTATGCTCTCAGTTCGTGCACCAGGTTTGCTTGCTGTATGCCACAAGACATCTTGGTGTGGTTTGTTCCTGCCTCTGCTGGGTGTAACTGGCAAAGTCTGAAGAGCTCGATGGTCTCTGTCTGTGAGTGGAAACAAGCGAGGATCCCATGGTAGAACAGTctgcaaaacaagaaaaaagtaTTAGCACGTTTATGCAGCGTACGCATTATCAGCCTTTAAGTAATGGCAGACTATATTCATAAAGACAACCAGCAGTGGCCACGACAATGAAATACAATTACAGACTATGCCTAAATCGAAGTGCCCGGCGGGAGGGTAGGTAAATATCAGAGCCACAAACCTGTTCCTCTTCATCCGGGACCTCAGGCGTGGAAGATCTAGTATCTTCGCTCCAGGAAAGCACCCTCTGCCGACTGTGGACAGTGCTGTAAGGCTCCGCGTTGTCAGCTGCAGCAGACGATAGGGAGAACGGGACATCATTAAGGCTGTGGCATCCAATGTCTGGAGAGGCTGGCTGGAGAGATCCCTGGCTGTTGGAAGAAGGCTGCGGCGTCCACCGACCATCAGATTTGTTGGAGGATCTGTTGAGACAACATGTTGCATGAATTGTATTGAATGAACCATATAACAGACAAAGGTTCTAGTGAATCCAACAGAAAAAGAATGATGGAAAACAAGCAGAAGCCTTATGTCTTCTATTCTGATACTTTGTGGGCCCTAAGGCAGCTGGCCCCTGCTCACACAGCCATCTTTACTGTGCCAGGCACATGCAGAGAGGTCTATCAGCAACTGCTGCCACACAGCGGCTATATAGACTTTATTATGACCTGTAAGCAAAGACCAAATCGTAACACACACACTTGGTATCACCACACGTTACAAGGTGCAGAGAAAAATAGGGGTATTTTGTAGGTTAAAAACTCGAAAGTAGCTAACGGAGGAATCATAagaatgtgtattatatatttttgcctAATTTCTCACAATATAATAcctataaattaaaatgtttacttaactatCGTACTAAAAGAAAGTTCTGTCCCATCTAAATAAAATCGTAATAAAGTGAAGTTATTTGCAGCTAAACCGACAGAGGTACATCCCTCAGAGAAAACTGGTAGCATAGGGGTTAAAACTACAGATCACCTCCTAATCCGTTATATTATTACTTGTATGGTGAAGCAAATAATGAACTAAAAACAAACGCCAGACAAATCTGAAGCATCTTATAGATCAGAGAATctattataatgtattttctcCGATGAATGCTGGGTTTTACTAGCCATGAATACAGTTTCCATAGAAGTGACTGTTCACCTTAAGAGTGGAACGGTGAAagtaataaaaatcaataatttaCTTTGCCAAAAGTTGAATTTTGCTAAATTAAAAGCATCCGAGAATGGATCAATATATTTTCTGTAACATTAAATCATCTAAAGTCCAAATTTCTTGGCCAGTCTCCTACAAAGATGGATGATAATCCTGCCTTTAAAGCACTGGGTTAGTAGCAGTGTTGAAAGGTCGTTTCAGGGATTCAGAGGATCTATATCACTGGATTATTAGTGGTTCTACTGCCGGTCTAAGACCCAGTTCTTCTACTAATCATCTCCTCTGAGTTAGGGAAACAGACAACGCTTATGGCATTTAGATGGAGTCATGCTATAATTTTAAGGTCATTTACGACTACATTAAATAAGAGAATCTTTATGGAAAGTGTCTGGAACAGATAAACGTCCTGAAAGTATTATTTCACCAATCCACCTTTACAAAGAGAGGTACTCACAAAACTAAGAAAGCGTCTATTACTggcaaaatgtaattaattagttATGATCATCTAAATAATGAGGTATAGTAGGTTTGTTTTTCTGAAAAGCATCCAGAATGTATcttatgttatttatgtttttctagTAGGATTAGGATTTAATGTTCAGGACGTTGGAAGATGTAAActgaaattaaagaaaaaagagTTGTGAGATCCAACCAGGCCAATAGAAGAATTAACAAGttgtaaataaatggtaaataaatatgcaaatcaAGTCTATAATTTCACAGTGAGGAATAAAAAGAACCACAAATTGAGGGAATATTCTCCAGTTGTCCATTAGTTGATGTCAATGCTCTTTTCCCCCTATATGATTTTTACTATAACATCATAATCTATTTGTAAGATACAGAGACACGAGTCTAATTAGCACAGTAACCGAGGGACAAGGCAGCTATGGAAGTGATTTAATCACTGAAGTGTCTGCATTACACTACGGTCTGTCGAACGGTCATGCTGCAGTTTCTATATGCTTTTATATATGTACCTGCTCCCTCGCCTCTGGGGAACAGCTGAAGTCCAGGAATCCCATCGGGAACGTTCCATCTCCTCATACGCATTGTGACGGCTCAGATATGCTTCATCAGACAGGTCCTCCAGCTATAGAACAGACACGTTAAGACATTAGCAAATAATGAAGCCAATCAGATGTCATGTGACAAACAGAGCTCGTTCCActgacagcagctcctctggtagAGGGAGACAAACTAGcagcagatttattttttttcccacgtCTATAGTAAGGACCATTATTCATTTGTGTTCAAACTCTACACCACTTGTGTCTAATGCAGGTAACACATTCTTTTATACGTGTAAATATCCACTTGTGGCTGCGGAGCGGCAAATTTAGACTTTGCTTGTTTAATTACAGTGTATTCCTGGCCTGTCACCGAAAGTGTCCATTGAGCTCCATGGTTGCACATTGAGTAGATACCACCTAGAGGTCAACACAAGCGGTTTAATCAGCATTGtgatatatattttctgtttcttCCTATGGATCATTCATTCTATAGCCCATTCACGTCCATGGAATTGTGCAATGGATGGGTCATAGATATCAATAGAGTTGCTCAAAACTTGTTCAGTTACTCTCTAGTGATGTGTTATTTGTGGTGGGGCTCAGAGAGCAGGAGTCTCACAGCTTTATTACTAGAGGAGATTCTCCCTTTCACTTCAGTGGTTATCTGCACTCAGGAAACTCCACAATGAATAGTAAAATAAATGGTGCCATTTGCAGTTTTGCCCACATACGTGGTTTGTAATTGACACAAATGCAAAGCCTGCGGGTgacaggagctgtcacaatacTACAGCGCGTATCAGCCACACACCTGTGCTTTCACCGTACGGCCCGGCACACTCTAGATTCCTCTAACTATGTCATATAAGCCATTCACTCAGCACCTAATACAGTAATTGCCAAGAAATGGTCACGTGAGGTCACCGATTAGTCACTCACCTGCGGGTTAACTTCCAGGACAGTTTCTCGCTCTATAGAGTCCAGGACACGCCAGCTGAGGACAAAGGGGGTgaaacaaagggttaatcaacaaTCTATACATTATTGTTCTTCATATACAATTCTCACAGAATGGAACATGCTGCCACCATTGTCCCCAGAGGTAGGATGTAACACGTATAGGAAACATGAAGCTCTGACGTGCACAGGATGCAGATACATTAATTAATGGCTCAAACATTAAGGTTATTAAGTGGAAGGAATAGGAGAGCCCGGGTCACTGCTATGATAGTACACATGAGGGGGGTGGGTACCTTGGAGTCAGGATCTCCTTGTACTGAAGTTTCTCCACTCGAGCCACAGCCGCCATAGACATTGGAATGACGATGTTATCGATGTCATAAGAATTTTCAAATCTTTTCCGCTTAAGAGCCTATAAAAGGAGTGAACTGATAAATAACCCTACAGAACAGATGAACATCACAGAAGTctagaaaaaaaatcttcaatgTACGGTATAAATTAGACAaactgaaaaaaacagtcaggatGCTTAATGGGATACATGTATCCATCCATTCTCTGATATAAGATCATCCTTCCAATCATACTGAAGGCTGACACCCATGAGTACCCTATACAAGAAAAATAACCACATTGCACTTGGAATGTGTTTGTGAAACCGTATGGAAATAAAACATTGCAGAAAAGATATTTCCTCAAACATTTTAAAAGGCATTAAATTGTGATTTGCAGCAGAGGGGCAGCCCTGTAGCTATGGACCACCATACTATACTCACCGCTGAGGCACTGTTTTGCTGACTgatggatgatgcagagggggtgtCAGTAAGGGAAGTAAGCTGATTGACCGCAGGGCTTGGTCTTGGAGTAAGAGGGGTGGACATGTGTATGCTGGGGCTCAGAACGCCTTTGTATTGCCGGTCATCTCGAAACAGAAACCCTGTTAGACAAAACACATACATGACATATGTACATCCAGTCCAGCAGTAACATGCTACATTGACTTTCCAACAGGGCCACAGTAAAAGGTTACTCTGAAGAGGGTGCAGGTAGGAAGCGCCGCACTTATAGATTGAGCCCTGTATCAGCACGGTGATCAATGTGAATAACCATACTCTGTGTCATCTCAGTGTGAAGGACAATCAATGATTTCATGATATAACACAGATGCAGCAGAACACTTGGGGAAAATTCCGATTCCGCATGAAAAGGGGGAACAGGAAATATACTTAGAAGAAACTCCTTCAGACAAACAATTTATTGTCTTTGACGTGCCCTCTTGCAACCATTACTAAGCACACAGCTGTCTATCCTCCTGTGCCTGTAAAGCCATGTATACAAGTCTTTGAAGCACTATGGTACAATACAAGAGTATTTGAGCCGGCAGCAGAGCCCCCGCCCCCTGCAGGGATTGGCTAAGAAGCCAGGTATTTGTACTGGTTATAAAGGATTAGAAACTGGTACAGAAGATGCAACTCGGATGTAAAGCAGAACACAGGATAAAGTACAATTTACATCAGGAATGGAGGGAAAGACGATGAACAGGACACCTGGGAATACTATACAAGTAGGAAAGATCAGCTGTAAGTCTTTGGGCGCACAGGTTACCTGGTCCCTGGGATCTGTCCCCTCCCTGAACAAACACAAGTTATAATGATGCAGGGTGGACTGCGGAATTAAAGCAAAACTACACAGACATGGTGCAGACGATGTGCAGCATCAGCCCCACAGGGCACCATCCTACCCCTTGTTGGCTACAAAGAAAAAGACTGAGCTGGACGAGAGTGGTGGGAAAATGCCCCAGAACCTAGACCTCTGCTCCTTTGTCCTAACCCTTCTGGTATCTGGGATCTCGATGACACGAGGACATGACTGAAACGCTCAGGATGAAGCACTGTATTTAGTAAAGTTGCAGAAGGGCGCGTGCAAAGATGTATACAGGTGAAAAGCCCCTCAAGAGCCCGTAGGCGGGGGTGGGAGGGGGTAACACTCACCTGAATGATTTGGGGGCGTTCTTCGTAGCTGTGCCTTCATTCTCTCTGCTGCAGAGTCAGGTATTAGTCTAGCGTTTCTCTGCCAGGTCTCCGCGCGATACAGATTTAATCTCTCTTGGTCATTTCTACCATAAGCACAACCTGCTGCAGAATGAAGAAAACATTACTCAGCTCCTTGTGGTGAAACTAAGAACTGCAAGCAAACCGCGTCTTAAAGACAAAGGTTAAGAAAAGAGCCACGCACCATTCTATGCAGTATCCTTGTAATGTATAAAAACTAGAGGATTTTATGGGTAAGTAACCAGTATAAAGTCAGAAAAACAAGCGACACTTAATGGATTTGAAATATCCGTAGACAGAGGCAGCCAGGCAGAGATGTACTTTCCACAAAGCGGGATCCTGCGGCACTTACTGCCTGTGAGGTCCGACGAGGGGCTCGAGCAGTCTCTCCGCACTCGCTCCAGAGGTTTCTTGCTGAGCTGAGAGAGCTTAATAGCCTTGAGTTTGTGAGAGTGTCGGAACTGTCTGTCTTCTTTCAGCAACGCTTCAAAGTGCAAGTTAAGAGGTGTGTCTGTAAAATCCGGGGGCAATGAGAGAAAGCACAGTCAGGAATATTCAGGATACATACATGTAgattataatacaaataaatctaTAGTCAAGGTACGATCTGCCTTCAAGCTGTTATGCATTGGGAGCTACATGATGTTCAGTAGATAGAGTACATAATATACCATATACTCTTACATTGGATCAGCATCCCTGATGACTTACCGTAAGGGAAGGAGAGGATGGGGTGATAGCTTGAATCCATCAGTGCTACACGCTCACTCAGAGTCATAGTGCTGGGGTGTGCGGGCTTCACGTACGTCTTGCACCCACAAAGTATACATGTAGTGGGAGGCTCACAGCCGCATCTTGTAGACAGCTGCTTCTGCGGCTAAACAAGAAAAGGGTTgctgattaaataaatgtaaataagagATTGAGGGGGCAGATGTCAGTATAAGGGCCCATACACTCGCTACCTCATGGAACACTCAGCATGAACAGCTGTTAATGTTTGGTTAGCATCACTCAGCCAGCAGAGCGGATAGTGAGCCCTATGAAGAAAGGGATGACTGTACACAATCATTTACACTGAACGCTGGACACCAACATCTTGTGTTCTGTCCAGCGCTTGTGTCGTATCTGCATGGTCTTAATAGGGGTTTATCAAGCCTATCTGCAATGTACCCCATGGAAAAGATATATGGAGCCCAAGTGCCCCGGGCAGGAAGGTGGGAGCCAAACAGAATTGCTTACAACACAAACTGGATTACAATCTCATtgtaaatagagaaaaaaaaccccaccccATACACCCCAGGACTGGTAAGCATTATACACTATAATTTGTAGGTGTCTCCCTTGGAGCTGTCACATGCAGCGTGCCCAGGTGCCTGCACCATATTAAGTGCCTCAGTGAGATTCCCCATTTAGCTGTATTATTAGATCACTGGTCACCGGATTTACCTCCTTCATACAGCTTATAAAGCACAGTGCGGCTGGAGAAAATAGCAGCACTTTCTATGATCGTGCAGCACGGTGTTGTAGATGCAGACAGTGTATTTTATGTAAGATTTTGCCATGTTTGAGCAGTCCATTGTGTATCATTGTGAGACAGGATGTCACATGTAGATTAAGTGTTAGTTCTGAGGGGATGGTGTTACATGGACTTCCCTTTAGTACACAGCAGGGGGCCGTCATCCTTTGTCTCCTGTGTGTCTGTTCCTGTCTGTGTCCTGTGGAAGTGTCCCCACAACAAAGTATATAAATGGGTCTTTGTTAAAGGGCAGAGGACTGTAAATTGTATTTCCATCCAATGTTAGATGATGCTAAACATTGAATGTGATATTCTAGTCCAGACTTGGTGGTGCCAGGGTGGATGGGGGCTGGATTATGCTGTCAGTATATAACCAGTGGGGGTAGAGAGGTAACAGAGAGGGTGGCACAGTACGCCTATGCTGTCAGTATATAACTGGTGGGGGCAGAGGGGTAACAGAGAGGGTGGCACAGTACGCCCATGCTGTCAGTATATAACTGGTGGGGGCAGAGGGGTAACAGAGAGGGTGGCACAGTACGCCCATGCTGTCAGTATATAACTGGTGGGGGCAGAGGGGTAACAGAGAGGGTGGCACAGTACGCCCATGCTGTCAGTATATAACTGGTGGGGGCAGAGGGGTAACAGAGAGGGTGGCACAGTACGCCCATGCTGTCAGTATATAACCGGTGGGGGTAGAGGGGTAACAGAGAGGGTGGCACAGTACGCCCATGCTGTCAGTATATAACCGGTGGGGGAAGAGGGGTAACAGAGAGGGTGGCACAGTACGCCCATACTGTCATTAGGTCTCGTTGATCCTAATGACAATCACTCCTTGTACAACACACAGCAGGTTTAATGTCACTTCCAGCAGATGACTAAGAGCAGTTGCTATAATAGGGAACAATGATCAGATAATTGCAATTTACCAGTGGTGTTAAGGGCCATTGCTTACTGCAGCATAACAAACCATAAACAAGTGTATGCAGGACCATAAAGATGTGTGTCAGTGGTATTCCGAGGATTAAGGTCTCCGCTGTGTAACAAAGCACCTGGAATGTAGCACCGTCACCTGACTGGAGTAAACACGCCTAACATATCTGTGTGCAGCACATGGTCCCTTCAGCAATACCAACACTATGAAAGAAGTAGTGTAAGTGCTGTCCCCTGGGGGCCACTGACAGAACATATAAAGGTAATTAGTCACCAGTCATAAGCTGAATATTACACCATACTGCCTGCATGGAATCAAACACCAGAACAGCTTTCATTATAGTTTACACTtagtgaatgaatgaaactaATGTTAATAAGTAATTTAGCAGTCCCCGGGGAATGCCAGCCTACAGCATAAAGACTGGTGTTACTGCATAATAGAatacatacatttaatacacCTGTAGTGAGGAGGTGGCATTACAAAGGAGATATCTCTGTACATAAAGCTAGGAGCTTCTATTCACACATAACTGTACTCTGGTATATCACCGGGATTTCCTTTCAGGTCACATTACTCTAGAATAGGACATTACCTTCCTACTGAGTGAGGACACATCGCTGGATCTAACCAAACGGCGTTTCTTGTGCGTACGTAGGGGTCGTATTCTGGCTGCCATGCAGGTGGAGTCCGTGATCGCTGGTAATGTGGACAGGGCATCCATACGTCGTTTTTTGTCCTCTGGATCCAAATCCTCAGCGGAGCCGTTACAAGACAGACTGGAACGTACACTGCAAAAAGAGCAACAATTGAAGCCGCAGCAGGCGGAGCTAATCTTGTACCAGCAAATACTCCGTTATCAACACTTTCACAAACGCTAACCACGTGCAGCATACCTGAAAAGCTGGATAATGAGTAATGTTGAATAGGGTCACTACACTCAATATTCCCATGATGCTGTATGAGGACTTGTTCTGTAGACAA harbors:
- the LOC142159375 gene encoding KAT8 regulatory NSL complex subunit 1-like, which translates into the protein MADMAPALTGAAQEAPHRLKLSAESSLPAWKPELNGARRPGLLVLNGGSRAPERGGRSRVPEPGERPRGVPEPGERPLCARRTARMSGRQQELGARARRLCRRLQVIQAKQVERHVRQQLSGLVELLARRGEDGLPGTPHMELDRLASSSTARLRAAQGGFDSDATESSSGGESDSEAEDVILEERSEEEQRPAPGSDQHAEWRWAVERAAIICRWTWLQAQVSDLEFRIRQQTEIYKQIRCTKGSVVLGDSPQCEDTTRQLAGPSAGLNSRGSRLPSAVNAPSGDNPREATSSTPTPSLQSVEKQCSRLTQSVDNVACQNPPATPVSASPGSQKTSRQVNGYLNCVRSSLSCNGSAEDLDPEDKKRRMDALSTLPAITDSTCMAARIRPLRTHKKRRLVRSSDVSSLSRKPQKQLSTRCGCEPPTTCILCGCKTYVKPAHPSTMTLSERVALMDSSYHPILSFPYDTPLNLHFEALLKEDRQFRHSHKLKAIKLSQLSKKPLERVRRDCSSPSSDLTGTGCAYGRNDQERLNLYRAETWQRNARLIPDSAAERMKAQLRRTPPNHSGFLFRDDRQYKGVLSPSIHMSTPLTPRPSPAVNQLTSLTDTPSASSISQQNSASAALKRKRFENSYDIDNIVIPMSMAAVARVEKLQYKEILTPSWRVLDSIERETVLEVNPQLEDLSDEAYLSRHNAYEEMERSRWDSWTSAVPQRRGSRSSNKSDGRWTPQPSSNSQGSLQPASPDIGCHSLNDVPFSLSSAAADNAEPYSTVHSRQRVLSWSEDTRSSTPEVPDEEEQTVLPWDPRLFPLTDRDHRALQTLPVTPSRGRNKPHQDVLWHTASKPGARTESIDFGMSTENLAPTSKETPLPNSISVVRFRAHSGEKIASLEYFPARPVNKR